The genomic DNA GCACCAGCCGCGGATTGGCCAACACGAAGCGCTCGAAGGTGGGAAAGTCGATGCGATAGAAGTCCGTCTGGGAGCTGCGATTGGCCGTCGTCCGTGGCGGCTCGCCACCGCTGCTCGCTGTCGTCTCTGTCGCGGGCTGCTCCGACTTTGAGCTGCCCGGCAGCTGCACATCGCGGCCCCAGACCTCGGGCGGATGCGACGTGCTCCTGTGCATGGGCGCCGCCTCTGCGGCACCATTGGGCAGGTGTCCGCCCATCAAGTCCAAGCCAGCGGCATCCGCCAGGCCCAGGCCGGCGCGTGCGGCCAGCCCGCCGCTAATGTTCGGTATGGAGCGGGCCGGCTGGAATTTCAGGGAACTGTGCGAGGTCATGGCCGTCGAGGTGAAGGCCATCTCCTGCAGCGCACTGATCGCATTGCGAACCTCCACGCTCAGCTGGGCCACGTCCTGGTGCAGGGTGGACACCTGCGAGTCCAGCCGCTCCAGCGATGGCCGCTTGGCCACGCCCGGCTCGTCGCCTTCGGTGTCGGGCTCCTCGAAGGAGCCACGGTCCAGGCTGCAGGCCGCATTGAGATTCCTGTTCCGCTTGTTCGTCTCCCGCAGCGTGATCAAGGAGCGGCCACGCTGGTTCAGCCGCTGATTCCGTGGACTGCCGGCCAAGCCCAGCAGTGGCGATCGTGTTGCATGCAGCGGGGAAGCGTTGCTTACGCTGTGCAGCGGCGAGGGTGTTGCCCCGCTGGCTGGCACTGCGCCATTCTCCTTCTCCGCGGCGACCTCCTCGCCCTCTTCGCGATTCTCGTCATCCTCGCTGATGCTGGGCAGCGGAAAGGAGGGTCCGATATCCGAGTCCTGATTCTCGTAGCCCTCACGCAGATTGTAGGTCAGGTCATGCTGAATGTCATTCGCGAACTGTTGCTGGTACTCCGGATACAGACGCAGCACCTCCACCAGTCCGCCCATGTGGATGCACTTCAGGTCGCAGTAGGTGAGCGCCTGCAGGGCGGGTggaacccaaaaaagaaacacacaaaatgagtCAAAAGCCGTTTGGCGCTAAGCGATTAAATACTTGGGCCTGCAGGGTTCTGGATTCTGTGTCTGGAGTGGGTTCTGTGTGTCTGGTTGTGCGCCGGAGGCGTGGAAGGCATGTTTGTGCCCGTAAACAAGATACAAAAGCTGAAACAGCGGGGCATATAGGATAGCAGTAAGGAAGTATTGGATTCCTCACTCATGACAGGGGAACCAAAGGAAAGTGAAGTCAACGCTTGGAGCCTAAAGAAGTGTTCCCTTTGGATGGCTAACCTCAGCATTAGCTGTGGGTATTGGCACCTATCTATACGTAGCTTTTCGTGGGTACTCATCAGTCGACTCCTGCCGTCGCACATTTTAATGTTGACGCCGCGGCGTCTTGTATTCATTACAAAGTGAAGAGCGCCATCTTGGCGTTTACACACTCTCTCGCACAGGGCTGCGAGGGGTACCGCTTAAGTATCACTCTTACGACCCATGCCCCCGAGTTGTTGCCAACATGAAGTGGCGCCCACGAGAggggggagcaggagcaggagctgctgctggcagctggcagctggcttCTGCGAAAACACACTCAGAGCATGTCTGCACTTTATTTTCGCGTGGCAGACATGCAAATAAACAGGAGATAAAAGCACAGGTAAGGATAAGCACACAGAAAAGGAAGACCGAACATTTTGATACACTTGCAGCTCGAGCCACAAGAGGAACCTGTGCTCAAGTCTTTCTTATGAACATTTGCCGCAGCTTGCCACAGTTATACCCGCTGAATGAGGGCATAGaggagtctctctctctctctctctgtctcttgctcAAACTGtgtataaattaaacatttctCAACTAATTAGGCTAAAATCAAATTGGAAATTTCTGCGCTTTAAACATTTCTCAGAGAGAAACCCCCACTCAGGCCAGGCAACATCCACCAATACCCAGACAAAAGTGGATGGCAATTAATTAGGCGTGAAGCTTTAGTAACCTGAACCGACCCAAGATTATTGCCATAATTTAGAATGGCGAGGCCGAGACCGAGGCCGGTCCGTGGGGGTGGACAAGCATTTAAGCCCCATTGAATTTGTGCTCGcagaaaaaggaaagaattCTGCGTAAACTGTGTGCTGTGCAACGATGTTGAAACGAAACTCCTGAAGCAGTACCAGAGGCTACCGCAGTgggcggcaggagcagcattgCGTTCTGTGACAAAGCCAACGACAAGCGAGATGAAATTGCAGTCCCCGGATTCAATGTAGATCTTAAAACAGCCTCGACAACggtaaaacaaatataattaaaggGCAGGCCAGAAATAGACAGCGTGGGAGCGTGGACAATATTCCACGCTGCATTCATtgctaaataatttaatttaataatctAACAAACAGAAAGCCAAATGTGCAAGCTACAAGCAGCTCCCCTCATTGCCATTTTTCCCCACGCTTTTCTCCCTCTTTACAGAAATGAACCAACGAAAGACATAAAAATAAGTTATATTTAATTACTGCATCCACTCCCCCATAGTCACAcagatgccactgccacacacacaaaggggTAGATGAATATGAAGGAGACTTTTACTTACCTTtatgtcgctgctgctgcgtacGACAACATCCTGGCCAGCActgttggtggtggcggtCATCTGGCCATTGCTTGTGGCCACCAGGTGCACGTTGATGTCGGAGCCCACCAGGTCGCCCTTGCCTatgcgagagagagtgtgatGAAAGGTCAATCGCGTTAAGCGgggccacagccagcacagGCACCGCCGAATCAATGAGCATAAAAATAGAGCCTGCTAGGGGCATTTGTCTAGGGGGCCCAAAGTCGATTTCAATGTCAATCTGGCAGTAGATGATGACAAGGACGATGCCTGCCTTGAATGTATAAACAAGCAGATGACTCCCGACTTCCCCCCACAAAAGTGTCGAATGGAATGCAGTCACGGGTACGGGTACACGTGGCAGAACAGTCACAAGTGCCAGGAGCGAATGAACTGACAAAAGTTCAATAAACGCTCAAAGTCGAAACATAAACAGAATGAAAATTTGTcataaaacgaaaatcaaacaaGGGAAAAATGGCAGAAAGAAATGCTTAAACAAGTAATGCCGGTACATaagataattaattaaataaaaatgactCGAAACGCGAGTAAATATTTGGCAGATAATATTAGACAGTGGAAATACCAAACAAAATTctcataaaaaaagaaattaatttaaactgCAGGATACTTTAGAATCCCCCTTAGTTCTGTTGTTCCTCTGACAGTTATAAGGAATACTTTTGAGGATGAAAAACTCACCCAATATAGCCACAACCATGTCGTCCTTGATCACCTCCATGGAGCCATTGCACAGATAGTAGATGTAGTTGAGGGCATCGCCTTTGTGGATTAGATATTCGCCGGGTGCGCAGAAGTTTGTCTTTAtgtgcagcgacagcagcttGAGGCAGCCCTGCaatgggacacacacacaaacgtagagtacaaatatgtataaatggaTTCGAAGCTGGTCAGCTCGAGGAATTGTTGGTTCTTGTTTGGGGTCGACTGTTGGACTGGCTGGATGGCGGTTGCAAGCATTAAGCTCAGCGGTTGCCGCGCTTTATTTGCGCAATGAAACAAAACGACAACAGCTGTGTCCTTGCCCTGAAATGTCCTGCGGTCGGCAGTCCTCCCCCACCCCGTCTACAATAAGTGGCTTAAAGCGCGCTTATAACTGTTGAgtggtttttatttgcacagccTTTGCCTTACTGAATGggctttataaatatttcgcACTCCCCCTTTggtctgctttttgtttagATTCGTTTTGTTGGCGCTCCATTTTATTCAAGTCGGCGCTCCCACTAGTTGAACAATTCTTTTCCCCTTTTACTCTTTAAGAAATTCCCCATTTAAGCTAGACATCACATTTCTGTCCATCCTTCGGCAGTTCGGTGCTGAACACTGAACCGTAAATGAGAAATCAATTACTCAGTGAAGGGCAGACCAGAGGTAAGGCACACAAAACGGAGCTTAACGGCACGGGCGCACCTTTTGCGAAAATCGtttccatcagcagcagcatgaaaaACACTCGCAAAGgacccatcccatcccagccCATTCCCATACCATTCGTAGGTAAGCTTTCAGAGGTTGACAAGGGTATTGACATTGGGCATTGGAAACTACTCGAATTCGGCGAactttctgttgctgcactCGGATTTTTGCGTACATACAAATTTTGCCTAAAACCTTTTTCATGCTCCGCTTCAGACGCTGGCAGACGCCGACCGACTGGCTGTGCCAAAAGGCCAGCCACACGCACATAAATTTGATGTGCCAGAAAGTTTACCTGTGACCAGAAGTCGCTTTATGCCTACAtgcgagtatgtacatatacatacatatgtacatatgtacatacataagtacatatctctcgtatgtgtgcgtgcatgAGTGTCTGGGCGACAAGGAACGAACCGAAGGCAAGCCTCAACATTTCTGTTAAGCTCGCAGTTAACTTTTGACTGCTCCAGAAATCCCCTCCAAAGGGCCGTGCGGCTCCGCTTTTCTGATTATTTTGCCATCGTTGCCATTTCGTTCCATTTGTCTGGCCCGAATCGCTTTCAAAGCATCCTACGCGTCGACCCCTGAAAGAAAGTATTTCCATCTCATCCCCCCCACTTACCTGCGAGGCAGCCTCGAATATCGGTAGCTGTAATATTTCACGATGTAGATGCATGGATACGTCGCCACGCAGCTCTTCGGGAAATTCGCGTAGAGTCTGCAAAGAGGgggcaaaagaaaaggaaaaaaataaatatgtacatatgtatgtataaaaataataagaagCAGGTATAAGCCCGCTTCAAGCTCTCAAGTGTAAcaacatgtgtatgtatgtatgtatgtgagaGCGTCAAGCAGTacaagtgaaaattgaattgcatgAAAATTGTGAGGGAAATGTTTGGCATCATTTTACTCGGTCACCAGGGAAATGTTGAGCTTTCGCTTACCCATATTGTTATTTATctgttatacatatatacatttacatttacatatatattccgAACAAGAAgggaaaatgaaagcaaacgAAAGACGAACGATGGCTTGCCCATAGGTACACATTTAAAACGCTGCTCCGCGAttcttgcatttgtttttatgtctCACTTAAAGCGCGTTCAGATGCAGTTGTCTTATCTCTAGATCTTCCCATCATTTTTATACCTGACTTCCAttctgtttgtctctctcagctactcccactcccactctcactaCTCTCATTGCGCTCTGCGCTTTgtcaccaacaacaacataaatgcGCCTCTCAGTGcagtcgctctctcgctctcagccCAAGTCCGCAGCAACGTGCGCAACTCTGTCGTGAAGCATAGCTAGCAATAACCAACGGGACTCTCGCTCTCCCATCTGCCTACATTGTTGCTGTCTCGTTTCTTTAGCTTCTGAGCTTATGCTGATAATTATCAGGTAGATGGATCGTTGTACGAGGAATATTCATGCTTGCAGGGGCAATCTGGCATTCTTACATCTCCCCACCTTCGTCGcttttgtgtacttttgtgAATTCCTTTTTCAACCTGCTCGAGCGTGCTTACGTTTTCATTGCATTCTCCTACTAATTAGAAATATTTCTCAATTGAAATTTCCAAAGAAATATTGATTGTCGATAACAAAACATTCCGCAAATGACATTTACACAGAATTCCGGCTCTGCAATCGTTTGGGGCCTGAGCATGAGCACGGCTAAATTGATACTTCTACGgggcattaaattaaaatgcaatcaataAATAGTTTCACAACTCGTGCACGCACGTGCGAATTATAATTAACCCCTAATACGCATACATCTGGTTGGCATTTTCAAAGAAATAGGATTGGGGCATGACCACaggccaaacaacaacagtgcaGGCCGCCATCGAATTCCATTTAAGTCGACAAACAGTTTTAGAATTGTTCTATGTTTGCACTTCAATTAACACAAAATGCTAAGTATAAATCAAAGCCACgttcaaatattaattaaaaatttactCTCTGCATGCAAATACTTcgggaaaattaatttttggtcACTTTTCCACCCAAAATTGTATGGGAAGCGTAACGAAATATTCGAAAGAGGTGGCAGAAATTCGGGGTAGCCACGCGTAACTAAGcggggaaaatgtttgcaagtTGTTTACGAGAATTTGCCGTGCTTCTGCTGCATTCTTTGAACACCCTTTCAGGGGTCATTATAATTCTGTATTTAAGGGAgaatttcattccattccatattTTTGTAGCTGTACGTAGCTGCCACACAAGAATATTTATCATCGAAAACCACGCATCGGCAAAGGGCATCTTCATCTTCGTGGTCCAGCGGCAGCCTTCAGTTGTTTCCTGTTTTTGGGTGTTTCTGCTTGCCCCCATAAGGTCAATTCGCTTGGAATTGTTATTTATTCGCTGCCCTCTGATTCAGTGTGCAAGGAAGTGTAAAATATTCTACATTAATtgcgcacacacccacagaccGGCGCCAAAGGACGAAGCCGAATACCAAAGCCAAGGAAAGTGCTGGAGTTTGCGGCGGGTGTTTAAAATGTTCGCATGCCAGAGCACAGCG from Drosophila subobscura isolate 14011-0131.10 chromosome E, UCBerk_Dsub_1.0, whole genome shotgun sequence includes the following:
- the LOC117891854 gene encoding uncharacterized protein LOC117891854 isoform X5, with the translated sequence MHLHREILQLPIFEAASQGCLKLLSLHIKTNFCAPGEYLIHKGDALNYIYYLCNGSMEVIKDDMVVAILGKGDLVGSDINVHLVATSNGQMTATTNSAGQDVVVRSSSDIKALTYCDLKCIHMGGLVEVLRLYPEYQQQFANDIQHDLTYNLREGYENQDSDIGPSFPLPSISEDDENREEGEEVAAEKENGAVPASGATPSPLHSVSNASPLHATRSPLLGLAGSPRNQRLNQRGRSLITLRETNKRNRNLNAACSLDRGSFEEPDTEGDEPGVAKRPSLERLDSQVSTLHQDVAQLSVEVRNAISALQEMAFTSTAMTSHSSLKFQPARSIPNISGGLAARAGLGLADAAGLDLMGGHLPNGAAEAAPMHRSTSHPPEVWGRDVQLPGSSKSEQPATETTASSGGEPPRTTANRSSQTDFYRIDFPTFERFVLANPRLVLGLLGIEPAIKSEMELLQQKQTLQISPLNTIEECISPADPTLGSSKERLLGPTGGSNGGSGRIYPPLDDENSNDFRWTMKHSASHHSCCKSTDSLLPPEEHMAAPAPPAVPAEAPPQPQEPRSKRIRRSASGSNSSISSSSSSSNSCVVSQSTGNLTTSASVHCSSSNQSVASVATTRRASWKLQHSRSGEYRRLSEATAEYSPPAKTPNPIPIPISMPLAATAAGYGRDEEERVELLGPRRGSRPVLLGVSQGQGQGHGQAVNFRFSAGDADKLEKGLRGLPSTRSLRDSSGK